A genomic segment from Canis lupus baileyi chromosome 13, mCanLup2.hap1, whole genome shotgun sequence encodes:
- the ORC1 gene encoding origin recognition complex subunit 1 isoform X2, with amino-acid sequence MACYSTRLRTRQTYSWVGKPFLNPKLHYHSYKEMSVKIEGGLTEIHIQVGQFVLIEGDDDENPYVAKLVELFEDDSEPHSKKCARVQWFIRFCEVPVSKRHLLGRKPAAQEIFWYDYPACNSNINAETIIGRVQVVALGPDEVIPMDLKNEETLFVKLSWNEKTFRPLSSELFAEFDKLRECSPRCQKPVGAKTKAVRSPSWTRAEHDIKRIESRHSTSKSRPTPSHPATPRAKKRLELSGFPRTPSTRISQQNSGALLDSPGRSKRKVALSEITSPTKRSQPDELHTLSPALKTPQKTGEIHSSCARNDKKASPDCQRILRTRVPALNTMEIIEERTLKPIYRGWPSSVVPSVILTPKNIKKREAEEPEAQDETTSTSHRIRRKSSFLTLNRIRQQLRFLGNSISNQEEDEFLPAAEISDSSSEEEETSTPPLRGRTSSRVSRDPSSSMKSSLQTPSKTPKKTPKPHTPRHATPQIRSRNLAAQEPASVLEEARLRLHVSAVPESLPCREQEFQNIYNFVESKLLDHTGGCMYISGVPGTGKTATVHEVIRCLQQAAKANDVPPFQYIEVNGMKLTEPHQVYVQILQKLTGQKATANHAAELLAKRFLTQRSSQETTVLLVDEGLTRMSFQPYTHSQLQQILISRLKNIKAFEDDAIQLVARKVAALSGDARRCLDICRRATEICEFSCRKPDSPGLVTIAHLLQAVDEMFSSSYITAIKNSSVLEQSFLRAILAEFRRSGLEEATFQQVYSQHVALCRMEGLPYPTMSETMAVCSNLGSCHLLLVEPSRNDLLLRVRLNVSQDDVLYALKE; translated from the exons ATGGCGTGCTACTCTACAAGGCTGAGGACCAGACAGACTTATTCGTGGGTTGGCAAGCCATTTTTGAATCCAAAACTACACTACCACAGCTACAA AGAAATGAGTGTCAAAATAGAAGGTGGTCTGACTGAGATTCACATCCAAGTTGGACAGTTCGTGTTGATTGAAGGGGATGATGATGAAAATCCATATGTTGCTAAACTGGTTGAGTTGTTTGAAGATG ATTCTGAACCTCATTCTAAGAAATGTGCTCGAGTACAGTGGTTTATCCGATTCTGTGAAGTTCCTGTCAGTAAACGGCATTTGCTGGGACGGAAGCCTGCTGCACAGGAGATATTCTGGTATGATTACCCTGCCTGTAACAGCAACATTAATGCTGAGACCATCATTGGCCGGGTGCAG GTAGTAGCTTTGGGCCCAGATGAGGTGATACCTATGGATCTGAAAAATGAGGAGACACTCTTTGTGAAACTATCTTGGAATGAGAAGACATTCAGACCACTATCCTCAGAATTATTTGCAGAGTTTGATAAGCTACGAGAATGCAGTCCTAGGTGCCAGAAGCCTGTGGGAGCCAAGACTAAGGCCGTAAGAAGCCCTTCTTGGACCAGAGCAGAGCATGATATCAAAAGGATTGAATCAAGGCACTCTACCTCCAAATCTCGCCCAACTCCTTCCCATCCTGCCACCCCAAGGGCAAAGAAGAGACTGGAACTCAGTG GTTTCCCTAGGACACCTAGCACTAGGATTTCCCAGCAGAATTCAGGGGCCTTGTTGGATTCTCCcggaagaagtaaaagaaaagtgGCCTTATCTGAGATCACCTCACCTACTAAGAGGTCTCAGCCTGATGAACTTCATACCTTGTCTCCAGCTCTGAAAACTCCACAGAAAACTGGAGAGATTCACAGCTCATGTGCCAGGAATGACAAGAAGGCATCACCTGACTGTCAGAGAATCCTGAGAACCCGAGTCCCAGCTTTGAATACCATGGAGATTATTGAGGAAAGAACACTTAAGCCTATCTACAGGGGCTGGCCATCCTCGGTGGTGCCTTCCGTGATTCTGACACcaaaaaacatcaaaaagag GGAGGCAGAAGAACCAGAAGCTCAGGATGAAACTACCTCTACCTCGCATCGGATCCGTAGAAAAAGTTCTTTCTTGACTTTGAATCGGATTAGGCAGCAGCTTCG GTTTTTAGGTAATAGTATAAGTAACCAAGAAGAGGATGAGTTTCTGCCAGCAGCAGAGATTTCAGACTCTAGCAGTGAGGAGGAAGAGACTTCTACACCACCCCTTCGAGGGAGAACATCCAGCAGGGTGTCCAGGGACCCAAGCTCGTCCATGAAGTCATCCTTACAGACCCCCTCAAAGACACCAAAGAAAACC CCCAAGCCTCATACGCCACGTCATGCCACTCCCCAGATCCGCAGCCGAAACCTGGCTGCCCAGGAGCCAGCCAGTGTGCTGGAGGAGGCCCGGCTGAG GCTGCATGTTTCTGCTGTACCTGAGTCTCTTCCCTGTCGGGAACAGGAATTCCAAAACATCTACAACTTTGTGGAAAGCAAACTCCTTGACCATACAGGAGG GTGCATGTACATCTCTGGGGTCCCCGGGACAGGGAAAACTGCCACTGTTCACGAGGTGATACGCTGCCTGCAGCAGGCAGCCAAGGCAAATGATGTTCCTCCCTTTCAATACATCGAGGTCAATGGCATGAAATTGACAGAGCCACATCAAGTCTATGTGCAAATCTTACAG AAACTGACAGGCCAAAAGGCAACAGCTAACCATGCGGCAGAACTGCTGGCAAAGCGGTTCCTTACCCAGAGGTCCTCTCAGGAAACCACTGTGCTGCTTGTGGATGAG GGTCTCACCAGGATGTCCTTCCAGCCCTATACTCACAGCCAGCTGCAGCAGATCCTTATATCCCGACTCAAAAACATAAAGGCCTTTGAGGACGATGCCATCCAGCTGGTAGCCAGGAAG GTAGCAGCCCTTTCTGGAGATGCACGACGCTGCCTGGACATTTGTAGGCGTGCCACAGAGATCTGTGAGttctcctgcaggaagcccgactccCCTGGCCTGGTCACTATAGCCCACTTACTCCAAGCAGTAGATGAGATGTTTTCATCGTCATATATCACTGCCATCAA aaattccTCTGTTCTGGAACAGAGTTTCCTGAGAGCCATTCTTGCTGAGTTCCGTCGGTCAGGACTGGAAGAAGCAACATTTCAACAG GTGTACAGTCAACACGTGGCACTGTGCAGAATGGAGGGACTCCCGTACCCCACCATGTCAGAGACCATGGCAGTGTGTTCTAACCTGGGCTCTTGCCACCTCCTCCTTGTGGAGCCCAGCAGGAACGACCTGCTCCTTCGTGTGCGGCTCAACGTCAGCCAGGATGATGTGCTATACGCGCTGAAGGAGTGA
- the ORC1 gene encoding origin recognition complex subunit 1 isoform X3: MACYSTRLRTRQTYSWVGKPFLNPKLHYHSYKEMSVKIEGGLTEIHIQVGQFVLIEGDDDENPYVAKLVELFEDDSEPHSKKCARVQWFIRFCEVPVSKRHLLGRKPAAQEIFWYDYPACNSNINAETIIGRVQVVALGPDEVIPMDLKNEETLFVKLSWNEKTFRPLSSELFAEFDKLRECSPRCQKPVGAKTKAVRSPSWTRAEHDIKRIESRHSTSKSRPTPSHPATPRAKKRLELSALKTPQKTGEIHSSCARNDKKASPDCQRILRTRVPALNTMEIIEERTLKPIYRGWPSSVVPSVILTPKNIKKREAEEPEAQDETTSTSHRIRRKSSFLTLNRIRQQLRFLGNSISNQEEDEFLPAAEISDSSSEEEETSTPPLRGRTSSRVSRDPSSSMKSSLQTPSKTPKKTPKPHTPRHATPQIRSRNLAAQEPASVLEEARLRLHVSAVPESLPCREQEFQNIYNFVESKLLDHTGGCMYISGVPGTGKTATVHEVIRCLQQAAKANDVPPFQYIEVNGMKLTEPHQVYVQILQKLTGQKATANHAAELLAKRFLTQRSSQETTVLLVDELDLLWTQKQDVMYNLFDWPTHKEARLVVLTIANTMDLPERIMMNRVSSRLGLTRMSFQPYTHSQLQQILISRLKNIKAFEDDAIQLVARKVAALSGDARRCLDICRRATEICEFSCRKPDSPGLVTIAHLLQAVDEMFSSSYITAIKNSSVLEQSFLRAILAEFRRSGLEEATFQQVYSQHVALCRMEGLPYPTMSETMAVCSNLGSCHLLLVEPSRNDLLLRVRLNVSQDDVLYALKE; this comes from the exons ATGGCGTGCTACTCTACAAGGCTGAGGACCAGACAGACTTATTCGTGGGTTGGCAAGCCATTTTTGAATCCAAAACTACACTACCACAGCTACAA AGAAATGAGTGTCAAAATAGAAGGTGGTCTGACTGAGATTCACATCCAAGTTGGACAGTTCGTGTTGATTGAAGGGGATGATGATGAAAATCCATATGTTGCTAAACTGGTTGAGTTGTTTGAAGATG ATTCTGAACCTCATTCTAAGAAATGTGCTCGAGTACAGTGGTTTATCCGATTCTGTGAAGTTCCTGTCAGTAAACGGCATTTGCTGGGACGGAAGCCTGCTGCACAGGAGATATTCTGGTATGATTACCCTGCCTGTAACAGCAACATTAATGCTGAGACCATCATTGGCCGGGTGCAG GTAGTAGCTTTGGGCCCAGATGAGGTGATACCTATGGATCTGAAAAATGAGGAGACACTCTTTGTGAAACTATCTTGGAATGAGAAGACATTCAGACCACTATCCTCAGAATTATTTGCAGAGTTTGATAAGCTACGAGAATGCAGTCCTAGGTGCCAGAAGCCTGTGGGAGCCAAGACTAAGGCCGTAAGAAGCCCTTCTTGGACCAGAGCAGAGCATGATATCAAAAGGATTGAATCAAGGCACTCTACCTCCAAATCTCGCCCAACTCCTTCCCATCCTGCCACCCCAAGGGCAAAGAAGAGACTGGAACTCAGTG CTCTGAAAACTCCACAGAAAACTGGAGAGATTCACAGCTCATGTGCCAGGAATGACAAGAAGGCATCACCTGACTGTCAGAGAATCCTGAGAACCCGAGTCCCAGCTTTGAATACCATGGAGATTATTGAGGAAAGAACACTTAAGCCTATCTACAGGGGCTGGCCATCCTCGGTGGTGCCTTCCGTGATTCTGACACcaaaaaacatcaaaaagag GGAGGCAGAAGAACCAGAAGCTCAGGATGAAACTACCTCTACCTCGCATCGGATCCGTAGAAAAAGTTCTTTCTTGACTTTGAATCGGATTAGGCAGCAGCTTCG GTTTTTAGGTAATAGTATAAGTAACCAAGAAGAGGATGAGTTTCTGCCAGCAGCAGAGATTTCAGACTCTAGCAGTGAGGAGGAAGAGACTTCTACACCACCCCTTCGAGGGAGAACATCCAGCAGGGTGTCCAGGGACCCAAGCTCGTCCATGAAGTCATCCTTACAGACCCCCTCAAAGACACCAAAGAAAACC CCCAAGCCTCATACGCCACGTCATGCCACTCCCCAGATCCGCAGCCGAAACCTGGCTGCCCAGGAGCCAGCCAGTGTGCTGGAGGAGGCCCGGCTGAG GCTGCATGTTTCTGCTGTACCTGAGTCTCTTCCCTGTCGGGAACAGGAATTCCAAAACATCTACAACTTTGTGGAAAGCAAACTCCTTGACCATACAGGAGG GTGCATGTACATCTCTGGGGTCCCCGGGACAGGGAAAACTGCCACTGTTCACGAGGTGATACGCTGCCTGCAGCAGGCAGCCAAGGCAAATGATGTTCCTCCCTTTCAATACATCGAGGTCAATGGCATGAAATTGACAGAGCCACATCAAGTCTATGTGCAAATCTTACAG AAACTGACAGGCCAAAAGGCAACAGCTAACCATGCGGCAGAACTGCTGGCAAAGCGGTTCCTTACCCAGAGGTCCTCTCAGGAAACCACTGTGCTGCTTGTGGATGAG CTTGACCTTCTGTGGACTCAGAAACAAGACGTAATGTACAATCTCTTTGACTGGCCCACTCACAAGGAGGCCCGGCTTGTGGTCCTGACCATTGCCAACACGATGGACCTGCCAGAGCGCATCATGATGAACCGGGTATCAAGCCGACTA GGTCTCACCAGGATGTCCTTCCAGCCCTATACTCACAGCCAGCTGCAGCAGATCCTTATATCCCGACTCAAAAACATAAAGGCCTTTGAGGACGATGCCATCCAGCTGGTAGCCAGGAAG GTAGCAGCCCTTTCTGGAGATGCACGACGCTGCCTGGACATTTGTAGGCGTGCCACAGAGATCTGTGAGttctcctgcaggaagcccgactccCCTGGCCTGGTCACTATAGCCCACTTACTCCAAGCAGTAGATGAGATGTTTTCATCGTCATATATCACTGCCATCAA aaattccTCTGTTCTGGAACAGAGTTTCCTGAGAGCCATTCTTGCTGAGTTCCGTCGGTCAGGACTGGAAGAAGCAACATTTCAACAG GTGTACAGTCAACACGTGGCACTGTGCAGAATGGAGGGACTCCCGTACCCCACCATGTCAGAGACCATGGCAGTGTGTTCTAACCTGGGCTCTTGCCACCTCCTCCTTGTGGAGCCCAGCAGGAACGACCTGCTCCTTCGTGTGCGGCTCAACGTCAGCCAGGATGATGTGCTATACGCGCTGAAGGAGTGA
- the ORC1 gene encoding origin recognition complex subunit 1 isoform X1, with protein MACYSTRLRTRQTYSWVGKPFLNPKLHYHSYKEMSVKIEGGLTEIHIQVGQFVLIEGDDDENPYVAKLVELFEDDSEPHSKKCARVQWFIRFCEVPVSKRHLLGRKPAAQEIFWYDYPACNSNINAETIIGRVQVVALGPDEVIPMDLKNEETLFVKLSWNEKTFRPLSSELFAEFDKLRECSPRCQKPVGAKTKAVRSPSWTRAEHDIKRIESRHSTSKSRPTPSHPATPRAKKRLELSGFPRTPSTRISQQNSGALLDSPGRSKRKVALSEITSPTKRSQPDELHTLSPALKTPQKTGEIHSSCARNDKKASPDCQRILRTRVPALNTMEIIEERTLKPIYRGWPSSVVPSVILTPKNIKKREAEEPEAQDETTSTSHRIRRKSSFLTLNRIRQQLRFLGNSISNQEEDEFLPAAEISDSSSEEEETSTPPLRGRTSSRVSRDPSSSMKSSLQTPSKTPKKTPKPHTPRHATPQIRSRNLAAQEPASVLEEARLRLHVSAVPESLPCREQEFQNIYNFVESKLLDHTGGCMYISGVPGTGKTATVHEVIRCLQQAAKANDVPPFQYIEVNGMKLTEPHQVYVQILQKLTGQKATANHAAELLAKRFLTQRSSQETTVLLVDELDLLWTQKQDVMYNLFDWPTHKEARLVVLTIANTMDLPERIMMNRVSSRLGLTRMSFQPYTHSQLQQILISRLKNIKAFEDDAIQLVARKVAALSGDARRCLDICRRATEICEFSCRKPDSPGLVTIAHLLQAVDEMFSSSYITAIKNSSVLEQSFLRAILAEFRRSGLEEATFQQVYSQHVALCRMEGLPYPTMSETMAVCSNLGSCHLLLVEPSRNDLLLRVRLNVSQDDVLYALKE; from the exons ATGGCGTGCTACTCTACAAGGCTGAGGACCAGACAGACTTATTCGTGGGTTGGCAAGCCATTTTTGAATCCAAAACTACACTACCACAGCTACAA AGAAATGAGTGTCAAAATAGAAGGTGGTCTGACTGAGATTCACATCCAAGTTGGACAGTTCGTGTTGATTGAAGGGGATGATGATGAAAATCCATATGTTGCTAAACTGGTTGAGTTGTTTGAAGATG ATTCTGAACCTCATTCTAAGAAATGTGCTCGAGTACAGTGGTTTATCCGATTCTGTGAAGTTCCTGTCAGTAAACGGCATTTGCTGGGACGGAAGCCTGCTGCACAGGAGATATTCTGGTATGATTACCCTGCCTGTAACAGCAACATTAATGCTGAGACCATCATTGGCCGGGTGCAG GTAGTAGCTTTGGGCCCAGATGAGGTGATACCTATGGATCTGAAAAATGAGGAGACACTCTTTGTGAAACTATCTTGGAATGAGAAGACATTCAGACCACTATCCTCAGAATTATTTGCAGAGTTTGATAAGCTACGAGAATGCAGTCCTAGGTGCCAGAAGCCTGTGGGAGCCAAGACTAAGGCCGTAAGAAGCCCTTCTTGGACCAGAGCAGAGCATGATATCAAAAGGATTGAATCAAGGCACTCTACCTCCAAATCTCGCCCAACTCCTTCCCATCCTGCCACCCCAAGGGCAAAGAAGAGACTGGAACTCAGTG GTTTCCCTAGGACACCTAGCACTAGGATTTCCCAGCAGAATTCAGGGGCCTTGTTGGATTCTCCcggaagaagtaaaagaaaagtgGCCTTATCTGAGATCACCTCACCTACTAAGAGGTCTCAGCCTGATGAACTTCATACCTTGTCTCCAGCTCTGAAAACTCCACAGAAAACTGGAGAGATTCACAGCTCATGTGCCAGGAATGACAAGAAGGCATCACCTGACTGTCAGAGAATCCTGAGAACCCGAGTCCCAGCTTTGAATACCATGGAGATTATTGAGGAAAGAACACTTAAGCCTATCTACAGGGGCTGGCCATCCTCGGTGGTGCCTTCCGTGATTCTGACACcaaaaaacatcaaaaagag GGAGGCAGAAGAACCAGAAGCTCAGGATGAAACTACCTCTACCTCGCATCGGATCCGTAGAAAAAGTTCTTTCTTGACTTTGAATCGGATTAGGCAGCAGCTTCG GTTTTTAGGTAATAGTATAAGTAACCAAGAAGAGGATGAGTTTCTGCCAGCAGCAGAGATTTCAGACTCTAGCAGTGAGGAGGAAGAGACTTCTACACCACCCCTTCGAGGGAGAACATCCAGCAGGGTGTCCAGGGACCCAAGCTCGTCCATGAAGTCATCCTTACAGACCCCCTCAAAGACACCAAAGAAAACC CCCAAGCCTCATACGCCACGTCATGCCACTCCCCAGATCCGCAGCCGAAACCTGGCTGCCCAGGAGCCAGCCAGTGTGCTGGAGGAGGCCCGGCTGAG GCTGCATGTTTCTGCTGTACCTGAGTCTCTTCCCTGTCGGGAACAGGAATTCCAAAACATCTACAACTTTGTGGAAAGCAAACTCCTTGACCATACAGGAGG GTGCATGTACATCTCTGGGGTCCCCGGGACAGGGAAAACTGCCACTGTTCACGAGGTGATACGCTGCCTGCAGCAGGCAGCCAAGGCAAATGATGTTCCTCCCTTTCAATACATCGAGGTCAATGGCATGAAATTGACAGAGCCACATCAAGTCTATGTGCAAATCTTACAG AAACTGACAGGCCAAAAGGCAACAGCTAACCATGCGGCAGAACTGCTGGCAAAGCGGTTCCTTACCCAGAGGTCCTCTCAGGAAACCACTGTGCTGCTTGTGGATGAG CTTGACCTTCTGTGGACTCAGAAACAAGACGTAATGTACAATCTCTTTGACTGGCCCACTCACAAGGAGGCCCGGCTTGTGGTCCTGACCATTGCCAACACGATGGACCTGCCAGAGCGCATCATGATGAACCGGGTATCAAGCCGACTA GGTCTCACCAGGATGTCCTTCCAGCCCTATACTCACAGCCAGCTGCAGCAGATCCTTATATCCCGACTCAAAAACATAAAGGCCTTTGAGGACGATGCCATCCAGCTGGTAGCCAGGAAG GTAGCAGCCCTTTCTGGAGATGCACGACGCTGCCTGGACATTTGTAGGCGTGCCACAGAGATCTGTGAGttctcctgcaggaagcccgactccCCTGGCCTGGTCACTATAGCCCACTTACTCCAAGCAGTAGATGAGATGTTTTCATCGTCATATATCACTGCCATCAA aaattccTCTGTTCTGGAACAGAGTTTCCTGAGAGCCATTCTTGCTGAGTTCCGTCGGTCAGGACTGGAAGAAGCAACATTTCAACAG GTGTACAGTCAACACGTGGCACTGTGCAGAATGGAGGGACTCCCGTACCCCACCATGTCAGAGACCATGGCAGTGTGTTCTAACCTGGGCTCTTGCCACCTCCTCCTTGTGGAGCCCAGCAGGAACGACCTGCTCCTTCGTGTGCGGCTCAACGTCAGCCAGGATGATGTGCTATACGCGCTGAAGGAGTGA